A region of the Methylomagnum ishizawai genome:
GGGCCGAGTTCCGGGCTCTCCAGTAGTTCGATCAAGGGCGCGACGTTGTAGCCGCCCAGCATGGTGCCCAGCAGCTCGGTGGCGCAGGCCGGGGACAGGATCGGCGATACCGATTCGCCCTTGGCGATGGCGGCCAGGAAACCGGCCTTGACGTAGGCGGCTTCGTCCACGCCCGCCGGGACGCGGTTGGCGAGCAAGTCCAGCAAGAACGCCGCCTCGTCCGCCGGGGGATTCTTGATGAGTTCCACCAGCCCGGCGGTCCATTCGGGACTCAAGGGTTTGGGAACCAGTCCTTGCTCCGCCCGTTCGGCGGCGTGTGTGCGGTAGTCTTGCAGCATGTAAAGCCCTATGAGTGGTGATGGGGTCCGGGTTGGGCCGACGGTCCGGCCCAGCCCTGCACCCGGTTATTATATGATTCCACAACCCCCCCGCCATGCCGGAACCATGCCATGAACACCTTGCTTTATACCCACCCCATCTTCCTACACCACGAAACCGGCCTGGGCCATCCCGAAAGCGCCGCCCGCCTGGAATCGATTGCCAAGGCGCTGGAAAGGCCCGAGTTCGCCGCGTTGGACCGGCGGCTAGCGCCCAAGGCCGACCTCGACACCGTGCGGCTGATCCACAGCGAAAAGCACATCAAGCGGGTGTTCGATAGGGTGCCCAAGATCGGCTTCGGCTACCTGGACGCCGACACCATCCTGTCGCCGGAATCGGGCGACGCCGCCTTGCACGCTGTCGGTGCGGCCTGCGCCGCCGTGGACGCGGTGTTCGCCAAGGCGGCGCGGAATGGCTTTTGCGCCCTCCGCCCGCCGGGGCACCATGCCACGCCCGAACAGGCCATGGGCTTCTGCCTGTTCAACAATGTCGCCATCGCCGCCGAACATGCCCGCAAACAACATGGCATCAAGAAGGTGGCGATCCTGGATTTCGATGTCCACCACGGCAACGGTACCCAGGACGCCTTCGCCAAGAACCCGGAAGTCCTGTACGCCTCCACCCATCAATCGCCTTGGTATCCCGATACCGGCCACGCCCATGAAACCGGGGTGGGCAACATCATGAACGCGCCCCTCGCCGCGGGCAGCGGTTCTAAAGAATTCCGCGCCGCCCTCACGGATAGGATGCTGCCTTTCATCGACAAGTTCGCGCCGGAACTGGTGTTGATTTCGGCGGGTTTCGACGCCCACCGCGACGATCCCCTGGGTGAATTGCAGCTTAGCGAGGACGATTACGCCTGGGCCACGGGCGAGTTGATGAAACTCGCCGATAGGCATTGCGGGGGGAGGGTGGTTTCCCTCCTGGAAGGGGGCTATCACCTGGACGCATTGGGCCGCAGCGTGGCGGCGCATGTACGGGCGCTGATGTCGGTGTAGGGCGGATATTGGGGCGTAGCCGGGTAGGGTGGGCACATATTCCGTGCCCACCGCGATGCACGATGATGGTGGGCTACCTGGCTGGGTCCTTCCATCCGGCGCAATACGGCGACCGCCTATCGCGGAGAACCTCATTCCCCCGCCCCGCAAGTCGGGCAATGCGGATTCCTCCGCAATTTCATCTGCCGCCATTCCAGGTTCAGGGCATCGAACAGCAGTAATCGCCCGGATGCCGTCTCGCCGATCCCCAGCAATAATTTCATCGCCTCCAGCGCCTGCATCCCGCCGACGATACCGGGCAGGGGCGCGATGACACCGTTGCGGGCACAGCTGTCCGGCAGTTCCCCTTGCGCCGGATACAGGCAGTTGTAGCACGGGCTGTCGGGCTGCTCCGGGGTGAATACCGCCAGTTGCCCCTCGAAGCGGATCACCGCGCCGGACACCAAGGGCTTCCGGGCCTTGACGCAGGCGGCGTTGACCGCGAACCGGGTGGCGAAATTGTCCGAGCAATCCAACACCACATCCACCGCGGCCACGGCGGCGTCCAGGTCCGCGCCTTCCAGGCGGCGATCCAGGGTGCGGAGCGTGATATCGGGATTGAGCCGGGCCAGGGTCTTGCGGGCCGATTCGACCTTGGGTTCGCCCAGGTTGTCGGTGCCATGGATGATCTGGCGTTGCAGGTTGGAAAGATCGACCCGGTCGTAATCGTTCAGCACCAGTTCGCCGATCCCGGCGGCGGCGAGGTACATGGCGGCGGGCGAACCCAGCCCGCCCAGCCCGATCACCAGGATGCGGGCATTCAGCAGCTTTTGCTGGCCCTCGATATCGATCTGGGGCAACAGGATTTGGCGGCTATATCTCAGGAGTTGATGGTCGTCCATGGAGCTTGATTCGGTCGGTGGTTGGAACGGGGATTATCGGTCGGCGCGGGCCGGGGCGGGAATAGGGCGATCGCTTGCCGCGCCCTGGACGCTGGATTTCGATATCGGTGCCGAAATGACGGGTTTTCCAGCCCCTGGGAATGGTCGCTATTGTTGCGGTACTCGCCACTGTTTCCCGTTTTACGCCACAATAACCGGAATCACCCGTCCGAGGTATGCCCATGATCCAAACCCAGCCCCGAACCCTGCCCAAAGAACTGCACCGCGCCCAGGAGGTGCGGGCCATGGACCGCTACGCCATCGACACCCTGGGCATTCCGGGGCTGGAGCTGATGCATCGGGCCGGGGCCGCCGCTTTCGCCGCGCTGTGCGGGCGTTGGCCCACGGCGCGGACCCTCTCGGCCATTTGCGGGGCCGGCAATAACGGCGGCGATGCCTATGTGGTGGCGCGGCTAGCCCACGCGGCGGGCTGGGATGTCAGGGTCTATCCGGTCGCGCCCTTGGCGGGGCTGAAGGGCGATGCGCTGGCCGCCTATCAAGAATACCGGGCGGCGGGCGGCGCGGTGCTGGATTTCATTCCGGCGGATTTCGAGGGCGCGGAAATCCTGGTGGACGGCCTGTTCGGCACCGGGCTGGACCGCGAGATCGAGGGCTTGTTCGCCGAGGTCGTCCGCGCCGTCAACCGCTTCCGGGGCAAGGTGCTGGCCTTGGATATTCCCTCCGGCCTGTGCGCCGATACCGGGGCGGTGTTGGGCGTGGCGGTGCGGGCGGATGTCACGGTCAGCTTCATCGGCCTGAAACAGGGCTTGTGTACCGGCGAGGGCTTGGAATACGCGGGCGAACTGGTGTTCGCCGATTTGGAGACACCGCCCATGGTGAAACACGCGGTCAAGCCTTCGGCCCTGTTGCTGCCGCCCTTGGCGCAGGGTTTGCCGCCGCGTCCGCGCTACGCCCATAAGGGCCATTTCGGCCACGTGCTGGTGCTGGGCGGCGAACAGGGCTATAGCGGCGCGGCGCGGCTGGCGGCGGAAGCGGCGGCGCGGGTCGGGGCGGGGCTGGTGAGCCTCGCCACCCGCCCGGAACACGCCGCCTTCCTCAACCTGGACCGGCCCGAACTCATGTGCCACGGCGTGGCCCGGCGCGACGAGGTGGAAAACCTCCTGGGCCGGGCCACGGTGGCGGCGGTGGGGCCGGGGCTGGGGCGTTCGGACTGGGCGGCGCTGTTGCTGGATGCCGCCGTGGACAGCGGTTTGCCCTTGGTGGTCGATGCCGATGCCTTGAACCTCCTGGCCGCGCAGCCGCGCCGGTGCGAGCGCTGGGTCTTGACCCCGCATCCGGGCGAGGCCGGGCGCTTGCTCGGGACCGGCACGGCGGCGGTGCAGCGCGACCGCTATGCCGCCGCCCGCGCCTTGCAGGACCGCTATGGCGGCGTGGTGGTGCTGAAAGGCTCGGGCACGCTCATCGCGGGCGCGGACGAATTGCCCAGGGTGTGCATCGCGGGCAATCCCGGCATGGCCAGCGGCGGCATGGGCGATGTGCTGACCGGGGTGGTCGCGGGGTTGTTGGCCCAGGGGTTGGAGCCGCTGGAAGCCGCCACCCTGGGCGTGCGCCTCCATGCCGCCGCCGGCGACGAAGCCGCCCGCGATGGCGAGCGCGGCCTGTTGGCGGGCGATTTGATGACCCCCTTGCGCCGCTGGGTGAACCGATGAACACGGTCCTGGACCTGCCCGACGAGGCCGCCACCCTCGAATTCGCCGCCCGGCTCTACCGCCATCTGCCGCCGGGCTGCCTGGTCTATCTACATGGCAATCTCGGCGCGGGCAAAACCACCTTCGTGCGCGGTTGCCTACGCTCGACCGGCTTCACCGGCGCGGTGAAAAGCCCGACCTTCACCCTGGTCGAGGAATACGCGCTGCCCGACCGTACCCTGTTCCATTTCGACCTGTACCGGCTGAACGACCCGGAGGAATTGGAATGGATGGGCATCCGCGATTATCTCCGGCCCGGAGCCACCTGTTTCATCGAATGGCCCGGACGCGGCGCGGGACTCCTGCCCGGAGCCGACCTGGATATCCGCCTGGAAATCCTGGGGGGAAGCCGCCGCGCCACGCTGGCGGCGGATAGCGAACAGGGCAGGGCGATCCTGGCCGCGTGGGCGGCGGGGTGATGGAACCCGCCGCGGCCAGTTGATTTTGGGCGATAAGTCCCGCTCGAAAGCTTGCGTAGCGCGGAATGCGCCGCTATTTTTCCAAAGCGCTTGACCAGGGGTATCCAACATGAACAAAAAGTCCGTATGGGGTGGTTTGTTGTGGCTCGCCGTGTGGGTGTCCGGGGAGTCCGGCGCGGCGGCGGTCTGGGTGAAATCGGTGCAATGGACGGCGGGGCCGCACCCGCGCCTGATGGTGGATTTCAGCGGGGTGCCGGGATATCGGGTGGCCAGCCTGGGCGGCGACGCGCCGCTCGCCATCGAACTGGCCGATACCGCCCTGGCCGGGGGCTTGGCGCAACCGCCCGCCGCCCATCCGGTCGCGGCCCGGATCGGCTCCCTGCCCGGCAAGGCCAAGGGCAGCCTCCGCCTCCTGGTCGAGACCAAGCGCAACGCCCCCCATCAGGCCCGCATGGAGCAATGGCCCGACCACGCCCGCCTGACCGTGGAATGGGCCGCGTCCGCCGCCCCGGTCCCCGCCGCTGCTTCCACCAATTCCGCCCGCGCCCGTGCCAAACCGGCCCATTCCTTCGTGGTCGCCATCGACGCCGGGCACGGCGGCAAGGACACCGGGGCCATCGGACCCGGCGGTACTTTGGAAAAAAACGTGGTGATGGCGATTGCCCGCAAGCTGGCTGGGTATATCCAGGCCGAGCCGGGGATGAAGGCGGTCTTGGTGCGGCGCGGCGATGAGTTCGTCGATCTGCGTCACCGCGCCGCCATCGCCCGCAAGGTGCGGGCCGATTTGTTCGTGTCCATCCATGCCGACGCCTATACCGACGGCGGGGTGAAGGGTTCCTCGGTGTATACGCTGTCGGAACACGGCGCGTCCAGCGAGGCGGCGCGGTGGCTGGCCGACAGCGAGAACGCCGCCTTGGTGGGCGGCCCCAAGCTCAAGGACAAGAACAAGCTGCTGGCCTCGGTGCTGGTGGACCTGTCCAAGAACGCCACCCTGGACGCCAGCGACAAGGCGGCGGAAAAGGTATTGCGGGAATTGAGGCGGGATTTCGCCGTGCATCACGACGAGGTGCAGAAGGCCGAGTTCGCGGTGCTGAAATCGCTGGACGTGCCGTCCATGCTGGTCGAGACCGCCTTCATCTCCAACCCGGAGGAGGAACGCAACCTGACCAACAACGCCCACCAGGACCGGGTGGCGCGTTCGGTGTTCCGGGGGATCAGGGCGTATTGTGCGGAGTCGCGCCGGGCGGGGGCGGCGGCGGGGTTGCGGGTGGCGGAGGTGCCTTGAGGCGGGCGAAAGAATAAACCGCCGGGGATAGCCTATCTTAGAGGACATCCGGCACATAAACTGCTTACACGGTTTTGGCCTCGATCCGTCTTCCCAGGATCAGGGCGCACGCCAACTGAAGGAAGGCCAGATAGTTGGCTCCCCGGCAGGTGTAGCGGGTTCGGATGGCCCGGAAGCCCTTGAGCCAGGCGAAAGCGCGCTCGACCACCCACCTCCGCGCGGGGTGGGTTGGCTCGGAGTCGCAGGAACGCTTCTCCTCGCCGATCTTGCGGATATGGGGGGTGTAGCCCAGTCCCGCGACTTCCCGCTCGACCCGTTCGTAGCCATACCCTTTGTCCAGGCAAAGATGCCTGGGACTTTGCCCGGCGTCGGCGGGTGCCTCGATCACGGCCGCCTCGACGGTGACCGTCACCAGGCGGCTGTCGTGCACGTTGGCCCCGGCCTGCGCGACGGCGAAAGGCATCCCCTTCCCGTCCACCTGAAGGTGGATCTTGCCACCGCTGCGCCCACGATCCGTGGGATTGCGCCCCAGGCCCTCGTCCTTCTGGCAGCGGGTCTGGCGGACCGGGGCCTGCACCAGGCTGCCGTCCATCGACTGCCAAGCCAGGTCGAACCCCTCGAGTTCCTCGTACTCCGCCGCCGACCAGCGGAACATCTCCTTGAACACGCCGGCGGCAACCCATCTCTGAAAGTGCTCGTGGACCGCGCTTTTCGAGCCGTAGCAGGCCGGCAGGCAATCCCATTGGCAACCGGTCTTGAGCACATACAGAATCCCGTTCATGACCGTCCGGAACTCCAGCGGCTTGGAGCCGCCCGGCCTGCGCCGCTTGAACGGCTCCAACAATGGCTCCACGTGCTCCCACAGCCGGTCCGAGATTTCCAGGCAACTCATGGGTCTCCTCCGCTTCCGCTTCGCAAAAGACGGGTCTTTTAAGCGTTCGCCGCGCAAAGCACAAGATGTGCCGGATGTCCTCTTATCCGGTCGTCCAGCGGGACAAAAGGGCGGGTTCCCCTATGGTTAACCCGCCCCGCAAGCCACTCGTCCTATGGGGTGTTCATCCCCGTCCTGCTATTAGAAACAGGGTATCCAGCGTAAATTGCCGGTTTCGCGTTTGAAACTGATGTGCTTGAGCGACGCCGACAAAAGCTGGGGCAGCGCGACGAATTCAATATTGGATTGCATTAGCCGCTTGATGAGATATTGGGCGGCACCGGTCGTTGTGTCGTTTGCCAGTACATAGGTTGACCAAGTTTCATGGGTGAGCAGAATTATTTTATAGTTCGTTCTGTTGAGGAACGAAGTAACCGCGCCCACCACCCCGAAACCCATCCTATGAGAATGGTAGTTTTCGCTATAGTCATGCCCTAAGAGCAGCCCGCCCGGCTTGAGTTTGGCCGCGTATCCGACCAAATCATTCAAAACCGCCTCATAGTGATGCATGCCATCCACATAAACGAAATCCAATGAGCCGTCTTCGAAATCGGACAAGGCTTCGGCACTGGTTTTTCGATGGAGGATCACTTTTTGTGTGGAGATTTCGGATTTAAACCGTTTGACCACGCCTCGGTGTATTTTATCTTGTTCCACTTGTTGGACGTTGGCCCCGTCGGCGGAATATTCGGCGATTTCAGAAAAGCGCCAAGGATCAATCAAGTGGAGTTGGTTTGGATTTGCGTTTTCGAGAATAATCGCTGAAAAATGGCCGCGCTGAACTCCAATCTCGCAGCCGATAGTGTCCTTGGGCAAGAGCTTGAAAAGTTCCTTACGGTTGGTGATGGCGTAGAAAAATTTATCGTCCATACTCTCTTCTCACTAAGTAATTAAAAACCCATGTGGTTCTGCATATTACCGGATCAATAGCGCATGAATCCTTGCTATCAAACTCTAGCTTCCTGGAGCGGTACCATATACTAAATCGTCAAATCTGGCTTCAAATTTCAGTTTTTCCCACCTATACCGCCTTCAAGCGAAGGCATCGGCTTCGGTGTTAATGGGTTCCGCCAAAGACGCCTTGTACGCTAATGACGAAACATGGAAGGTAGGTTGCTAAAACTATTGCCTCCACCAATAGGCCGTCCTCTTCTCTAACCCGGAATAGAACAAGTGTAATATAAATAGGGCGATTTGGCTAGTGGAGGCAAAATCCACTCGGCAAGCGGTTGGCGCGAATGTGCTCTAATATTGTCGCAGATATGGTGCTGCTGTCTATAAAAGCAGATGTATTTTGCCTTGCCCGCAAATAAGATACTGGATTGGCCGGTGTATTGGGCAAAGTCAGCAATGACTCTGTCGCGAATCGTTTCTCCATCCCGACAATCACCACAAGCGAATGCCGTGCGCTGGTGAGCGCATCCAAACCAAGGGTAATTCCATGGGTATATTCGACCTGGTTGGCCGCTCGGGTATCGGTGGATAGCGCTACGATTCTGGTCGCATTAAGCGAAGCGTGGGGCGATGGTTCGTTAAACCCAATATGGGCGTTGCGTCCAACCCCATGCACCGCGCAGTCAATGCCGCCAAGCCCGTATAACTGGCGCTCGTAGTTTTGGGGCGTAAGCTTAAGTTCCCCGTCGGCATTCAAAAAGGTAATTAACCTTTTGATGCCGAGTGGCTTTATTAGTTCATTATCGAGTTGCCACGCGAAGCTCGTCGGGTTGGCGGGCGGGACACCGTAATATTCATCCATCTGAACGCAAACGACCCTTTGCCAATCCACAGCTCCAGAATATAGCTCGCGCAGTTTGGCCCAAGTGGCGATCAGGGTACGGCCAGCCGATGGAACCCATATACAATAAGGCTTAGTGGACAGCACGTCGCCGATGATAGATACAATCATTCGGGCAACCTCGCTTGCGATAGCGTCAAGATTATCTGAAATATATAGGCTGGGCATGTCATATCCCCTGGCTATCCTGTTTTGAGGATTTGTTGCAAAATCCCGCCGCCAATATCGGATTGCCACAGGGCGATCCCGTTGGCTTCCCCATTAAAACTAGGTTCGCCATATCTTCCGGCCAAGGGGTAGCCAGCGGATAGTCCCATACAATACACATTGCGAATCGGCTTGTTATGCGAATCGAGAACGCGGCTATCGTGGTCAACCAATGGTGCTTTATATGTCAATTGGCTTTTGAGGGCGATTGGGTTGCCTTGGGCATTGAAGAGGGGTAAGGCTCTAGGCCGATAGCCCAAAGCGGCGATGATGATATCCGCTTGTTCCAACACCCGCCTTGCCTCTTGGCTTGAATCACATCCTAGCTTTAATAATTTAATCCGGGTCTCAATTGGCAGACCGCCCAATCCCCATATTCTCCGCATCAATTCCCGTGAGTCGCTACGAAATCCGGCGAGTGGGTATACCCGGCCTGTTTTTGGGCAGATATCTTTCCGTCCGAAATCATAATATCCATCCTGGTGTGCCGCTTCCGGCGAGGAATAAGTCAGCGCGAGTTTGTTCTTATGCAGCACGGTAATCGCGATGTTTTGGGTATTAACATCTTCCAACTTGTTCAGGCAGACCCAAACGGATGAAAGGGCGCTATGCGACCCTCCCACGATGGCTATCCGTGGTTGACGGATATCGCGCAGGCGGGAAGAGAGCAGGCTTGGACCGGCCAAGGCCAAAGCGTGCTTTGATAATATCGTTTTATCCGCGAATCGCGGCAGCAAGGGTTCTCCGCAAACCGGGATCGAATATAACGGCCCTAGCGTTTGGTCGGCACCTGTGGCAAGTATCAATGACTTCGAGTGGAACTTCTGGGTTGTTCCATCGGAGTTTTGACATATCGTCGCCCATGATCCTTGCTCGTCGAGATGCGATGCCATAGCGGTTATGTTTGTAGAAAATATGCCTAGGTTGTTAACCATATCCCAGTGGTGTAGTTCTTTACCGATTTCTGATAAATATTCCGCTGCTATGGTCAGTTCAACTGGGCTGCCGCGAAGGTTGTTGAGGTGTGAGCCCGGATAATAATCCATCAAGTGCCGGAGACTGGGGATGCCCTCGTCATTCGGCGAGGAGATGAAACTATCGGCGAAACTGTCGGAGCGGATCACATAGGTTCCGAGTTCGCCCGCCCCTAATCCTGGAGTTTGCTCTAGAACTTTCATGCCCCGCTGTATCAGCGTTTCTAATAATCCCGCGCGACGGGCTGCGAGCAATATGGATATTCCGGCTGGGCCGCCACCGATAATTAGGGTTGCTAAGGTTTTTTCGTTCATTGTCAATAAATCAAGGTTTTTTGTCAATCAATGAAGACTTTTTTAGGTGATATAAGTAACGGCTATATGCTTTTAACGATTGGGATGTCATGCTGAAAAAAATTATTGATTCAAGTCTGGCTTATTCCAGCTTTGGTGATCCGAGCTTAGCATAAGGTTTCGATGATAATTGACAGGGCTTCGGGGAAAAAACAAGAATCCTGGAGGGCCAAAGGCAACTTCCAGGCAAACGCGGAATACCCGGCCCGGCGACCAATGAAAAAAGCCCCGGTTGTAAAACTGGGGCGTGGGGCTTGTGCCCCAACGAGGAACGGATGCCGCCATCCGTATCGCATCGCTCAGGGTGGGAACATCCATGCCCATTTTTCTTTTTCCGCCGCCGATAGCCCATAGCGCGAAAACATCCCGGCACACCCATCTCCACGCGGTATCCCGGTTGGATTAGCGGAATCCAACCACCCCCAGCCCAAGCAAGCCGCCAACCCTTCCGCCCCCCCTCCCACTAGGCGACAATACCCACCCCACACGAACCACTCCCGGCCCGCCGCCATGCCCATCCGCTTCCTCCCCCCCCAACTCGTCAACCAAATCGCCGCCGGCGAAGTCGTCGAGCGCCCCGCCTCGGCCATCAAGGAATTGGTCGAAAACGCCCTCGATGCCGACGCCCGCCGCGTCGAAATCGAAGTGGAGCAGGGCGGGCTCCGGCTCATGCGGGTCCGCGACGATGGCACCGGCATCCCCAAGGAAGAACTCCCGCTCGCCCTCTCGCGCCACGCCACCAGCAAAATCGCCAGCCTCGACGACCTGGAACGGGTGTCCAGCTTCGGTTTCCGCGGCGAAGCCCTGCCCAGCATCAGTTCGGTGTCGCGCTTGGCCCTGACCTCCCGCACCCGTGGCGAGCGCTGCGCCTTCCGCGTCACTACCGATGGCGGCGAGGCCGATTTCGATGTGCAGCCCGCCTCCCATCCCGAAGGCAGCACGGTCGAAATCCGCGACCTGTTCTACAACACCCCGGCCCGCCGCAAATTCCTGCGCAGCGAGAAGACCGAATTCCAGCACATCGAAACCCTGGTCAAGCGGCTGGCCCTGGCCCGCTTCGGGGTGGGCTTTTCCCTGAGCCATAACCAGCGCAATGTGTTCGACCTGCGCCCGGCTACCACCCAGGCCGATACCGAACTGCGTCTGGCCTTGCTGCTGGGCGGGGAGTTCCTGGCCCAGGCGCTGGCGGTGGAGTTCGAGGCGGCGGGGATGCGGCTCACGGGCTGGGTGGGCTTGCCGACCTTTTCCCGCAGCCAAGCCGATATGCAATATTTCTATGTCAATGGCCGCTCGGTGCGCGACAAGCTGGCGGGCTACGCCATCAAACAGGCGTATCAGGATGTGCTGTACCACGGGCGGCAGCCGGTCTATGTGCTGTATTTGACGCTCGATCCGGCCCTGGTCGATGTCAACGCCCATCCGGCCAAGCTGGAAGTACGGTTCCGCGAAC
Encoded here:
- a CDS encoding histone deacetylase family protein — protein: MNTLLYTHPIFLHHETGLGHPESAARLESIAKALERPEFAALDRRLAPKADLDTVRLIHSEKHIKRVFDRVPKIGFGYLDADTILSPESGDAALHAVGAACAAVDAVFAKAARNGFCALRPPGHHATPEQAMGFCLFNNVAIAAEHARKQHGIKKVAILDFDVHHGNGTQDAFAKNPEVLYASTHQSPWYPDTGHAHETGVGNIMNAPLAAGSGSKEFRAALTDRMLPFIDKFAPELVLISAGFDAHRDDPLGELQLSEDDYAWATGELMKLADRHCGGRVVSLLEGGYHLDALGRSVAAHVRALMSV
- a CDS encoding HesA/MoeB/ThiF family protein, translated to MDDHQLLRYSRQILLPQIDIEGQQKLLNARILVIGLGGLGSPAAMYLAAAGIGELVLNDYDRVDLSNLQRQIIHGTDNLGEPKVESARKTLARLNPDITLRTLDRRLEGADLDAAVAAVDVVLDCSDNFATRFAVNAACVKARKPLVSGAVIRFEGQLAVFTPEQPDSPCYNCLYPAQGELPDSCARNGVIAPLPGIVGGMQALEAMKLLLGIGETASGRLLLFDALNLEWRQMKLRRNPHCPTCGAGE
- a CDS encoding NAD(P)H-hydrate dehydratase, with product MIQTQPRTLPKELHRAQEVRAMDRYAIDTLGIPGLELMHRAGAAAFAALCGRWPTARTLSAICGAGNNGGDAYVVARLAHAAGWDVRVYPVAPLAGLKGDALAAYQEYRAAGGAVLDFIPADFEGAEILVDGLFGTGLDREIEGLFAEVVRAVNRFRGKVLALDIPSGLCADTGAVLGVAVRADVTVSFIGLKQGLCTGEGLEYAGELVFADLETPPMVKHAVKPSALLLPPLAQGLPPRPRYAHKGHFGHVLVLGGEQGYSGAARLAAEAAARVGAGLVSLATRPEHAAFLNLDRPELMCHGVARRDEVENLLGRATVAAVGPGLGRSDWAALLLDAAVDSGLPLVVDADALNLLAAQPRRCERWVLTPHPGEAGRLLGTGTAAVQRDRYAAARALQDRYGGVVVLKGSGTLIAGADELPRVCIAGNPGMASGGMGDVLTGVVAGLLAQGLEPLEAATLGVRLHAAAGDEAARDGERGLLAGDLMTPLRRWVNR
- the tsaE gene encoding tRNA (adenosine(37)-N6)-threonylcarbamoyltransferase complex ATPase subunit type 1 TsaE; translation: MNTVLDLPDEAATLEFAARLYRHLPPGCLVYLHGNLGAGKTTFVRGCLRSTGFTGAVKSPTFTLVEEYALPDRTLFHFDLYRLNDPEELEWMGIRDYLRPGATCFIEWPGRGAGLLPGADLDIRLEILGGSRRATLAADSEQGRAILAAWAAG
- a CDS encoding N-acetylmuramoyl-L-alanine amidase family protein, which produces MNKKSVWGGLLWLAVWVSGESGAAAVWVKSVQWTAGPHPRLMVDFSGVPGYRVASLGGDAPLAIELADTALAGGLAQPPAAHPVAARIGSLPGKAKGSLRLLVETKRNAPHQARMEQWPDHARLTVEWAASAAPVPAAASTNSARARAKPAHSFVVAIDAGHGGKDTGAIGPGGTLEKNVVMAIARKLAGYIQAEPGMKAVLVRRGDEFVDLRHRAAIARKVRADLFVSIHADAYTDGGVKGSSVYTLSEHGASSEAARWLADSENAALVGGPKLKDKNKLLASVLVDLSKNATLDASDKAAEKVLRELRRDFAVHHDEVQKAEFAVLKSLDVPSMLVETAFISNPEEERNLTNNAHQDRVARSVFRGIRAYCAESRRAGAAAGLRVAEVP
- a CDS encoding IS5 family transposase encodes the protein MSCLEISDRLWEHVEPLLEPFKRRRPGGSKPLEFRTVMNGILYVLKTGCQWDCLPACYGSKSAVHEHFQRWVAAGVFKEMFRWSAAEYEELEGFDLAWQSMDGSLVQAPVRQTRCQKDEGLGRNPTDRGRSGGKIHLQVDGKGMPFAVAQAGANVHDSRLVTVTVEAAVIEAPADAGQSPRHLCLDKGYGYERVEREVAGLGYTPHIRKIGEEKRSCDSEPTHPARRWVVERAFAWLKGFRAIRTRYTCRGANYLAFLQLACALILGRRIEAKTV
- a CDS encoding class I SAM-dependent methyltransferase, producing the protein MDDKFFYAITNRKELFKLLPKDTIGCEIGVQRGHFSAIILENANPNQLHLIDPWRFSEIAEYSADGANVQQVEQDKIHRGVVKRFKSEISTQKVILHRKTSAEALSDFEDGSLDFVYVDGMHHYEAVLNDLVGYAAKLKPGGLLLGHDYSENYHSHRMGFGVVGAVTSFLNRTNYKIILLTHETWSTYVLANDTTTGAAQYLIKRLMQSNIEFVALPQLLSASLKHISFKRETGNLRWIPCF
- a CDS encoding 6-phosphogluconolactonase — protein: MPSLYISDNLDAIASEVARMIVSIIGDVLSTKPYCIWVPSAGRTLIATWAKLRELYSGAVDWQRVVCVQMDEYYGVPPANPTSFAWQLDNELIKPLGIKRLITFLNADGELKLTPQNYERQLYGLGGIDCAVHGVGRNAHIGFNEPSPHASLNATRIVALSTDTRAANQVEYTHGITLGLDALTSARHSLVVIVGMEKRFATESLLTLPNTPANPVSYLRARQNTSAFIDSSTISATILEHIRANRLPSGFCLH
- a CDS encoding FAD-dependent oxidoreductase, with the translated sequence MNEKTLATLIIGGGPAGISILLAARRAGLLETLIQRGMKVLEQTPGLGAGELGTYVIRSDSFADSFISSPNDEGIPSLRHLMDYYPGSHLNNLRGSPVELTIAAEYLSEIGKELHHWDMVNNLGIFSTNITAMASHLDEQGSWATICQNSDGTTQKFHSKSLILATGADQTLGPLYSIPVCGEPLLPRFADKTILSKHALALAGPSLLSSRLRDIRQPRIAIVGGSHSALSSVWVCLNKLEDVNTQNIAITVLHKNKLALTYSSPEAAHQDGYYDFGRKDICPKTGRVYPLAGFRSDSRELMRRIWGLGGLPIETRIKLLKLGCDSSQEARRVLEQADIIIAALGYRPRALPLFNAQGNPIALKSQLTYKAPLVDHDSRVLDSHNKPIRNVYCMGLSAGYPLAGRYGEPSFNGEANGIALWQSDIGGGILQQILKTG
- the mutL gene encoding DNA mismatch repair endonuclease MutL — translated: MPIRFLPPQLVNQIAAGEVVERPASAIKELVENALDADARRVEIEVEQGGLRLMRVRDDGTGIPKEELPLALSRHATSKIASLDDLERVSSFGFRGEALPSISSVSRLALTSRTRGERCAFRVTTDGGEADFDVQPASHPEGSTVEIRDLFYNTPARRKFLRSEKTEFQHIETLVKRLALARFGVGFSLSHNQRNVFDLRPATTQADTELRLALLLGGEFLAQALAVEFEAAGMRLTGWVGLPTFSRSQADMQYFYVNGRSVRDKLAGYAIKQAYQDVLYHGRQPVYVLYLTLDPALVDVNAHPAKLEVRFREPGMVHDFLFRGLHRALGEAKPGAGVGTGAGFEVAEPVAAQGGSSRATSGSGLYAPRPSTPLSTRAAARQASLPLNVAETLQGYAGLYGKPANTTAETPESEPAAMPPLGYAVAHVHGAFILAENREGLVLVDAHAAHERITYEKLKRQHEAGPVPSQPLLLPLRLKVTGAEAEMAVEAQDALAALGIELDRAGPETLVIRALPVLLGETDGETLVRDVLADLNQHGHSARVEASLNGVLATVACHGSVRANRKLTLPEMNALLREMEATERGGQCNHGRPTWVVLSLKELNGWFARGR